The following proteins are encoded in a genomic region of Enterocloster clostridioformis:
- a CDS encoding MurR/RpiR family transcriptional regulator, whose amino-acid sequence MGFKLDLIINENYSKLNDIDLHILHFVQTNLKLCTTISIADLARKCNVSTATVLRTTQKLDFSGYSEFKFFLKNDTEKVNVSTLDMIEIISQDISQTIKLFKQNKEINEICRIIDKSDNIYAYGTGHGQRLMLQEFARCFLNVNKNIILIPSLTELKIIKKFMKKTDLLFIASWSGNIDKYRDILINLEVLGIPMISITCLNNNDLSAMSKYNLYFQSSTMDKDMNINRSSYLTLHLILHLLYDGYIDYATCKI is encoded by the coding sequence ATGGGATTTAAACTGGATTTGATTATTAACGAAAACTATTCAAAACTGAACGACATCGACCTGCATATTCTCCATTTTGTGCAGACCAATCTGAAGCTGTGCACAACAATCAGTATCGCTGACCTGGCCAGAAAATGCAATGTTTCGACAGCCACCGTCCTGCGTACCACCCAGAAGCTGGACTTCAGCGGTTACAGTGAATTCAAATTTTTCCTGAAAAACGATACGGAGAAGGTTAATGTCTCCACGCTGGATATGATCGAGATTATCAGCCAGGACATCTCGCAGACCATCAAGCTCTTCAAGCAGAATAAGGAAATCAATGAGATCTGCCGGATCATCGACAAATCTGACAACATCTACGCTTACGGCACCGGACACGGACAGCGGCTGATGCTGCAGGAATTTGCTCGCTGTTTCCTGAATGTCAACAAGAATATCATCCTGATCCCGTCTCTGACTGAGTTAAAGATTATCAAGAAATTTATGAAAAAAACAGATTTGCTGTTCATCGCCTCCTGGTCAGGCAATATTGACAAGTACCGGGACATCCTGATCAACCTGGAAGTGCTGGGCATTCCGATGATTTCCATTACCTGCTTAAACAACAACGATTTATCTGCCATGTCCAAGTACAACCTCTATTTCCAGAGCAGCACCATGGACAAGGATATGAATATCAACCGTTCCTCCTACCTCACGCTGCATCTGATTCTGCATCTGCTCTATGATGGTTATATCGACTACGCGACCTGCAAAATTTAG
- a CDS encoding transposase, giving the protein MCQPFFKNEVDLHPHKIRYWLHSSEKTEAPESFARKVNEICGLYQSAQEQSREGAHIVSTDEMTGVQALEHKYPDKLPLPGQCAKMEFEYIRHGTTSLIGFFDVATGRMEMPYLNSTRTEEDFVEAVKALVGTDPQAPWTFICDGLNTHKSEALVRFVAEACALGVELGKKGKTGILKSMESRADFLHDPSHRIRFVYTPKHSSWMNQIEIWFGIINRKLLKRKSYLSIEELEASILRFIEQYNLTAHPFKWTYAGIPLVI; this is encoded by the coding sequence ATCTGTCAGCCGTTTTTTAAAAATGAGGTAGATTTACATCCCCACAAAATCCGTTACTGGCTTCATTCTTCGGAAAAGACGGAAGCCCCGGAATCTTTTGCGCGGAAAGTAAACGAAATCTGCGGCCTGTACCAGAGTGCCCAGGAACAAAGCCGGGAAGGTGCACACATTGTTTCCACGGATGAAATGACCGGGGTACAAGCGCTGGAACATAAATATCCTGACAAGCTCCCATTACCCGGCCAGTGCGCCAAAATGGAGTTTGAGTATATCCGCCATGGCACGACCAGCCTCATCGGGTTCTTTGATGTTGCAACGGGCCGTATGGAAATGCCGTATTTAAACTCCACACGCACAGAAGAGGATTTTGTGGAAGCCGTGAAAGCATTGGTAGGGACAGACCCGCAAGCCCCATGGACATTTATATGCGATGGCCTAAACACCCATAAATCGGAAGCCCTTGTCCGCTTTGTGGCAGAAGCCTGTGCCCTTGGCGTGGAACTGGGCAAAAAAGGGAAAACAGGGATCCTTAAAAGTATGGAAAGCCGAGCGGATTTCCTGCATGACCCTTCCCACCGGATCCGCTTTGTCTATACTCCGAAACACAGTTCCTGGATGAACCAGATTGAGATATGGTTTGGCATCATTAACCGGAAGCTGCTGAAGCGGAAAAGCTACCTATCAATAGAAGAACTGGAAGCAAGCATCCTGCGCTTTATTGAACAATACAATCTTACAGCACACCCATTTAAGTGGACATATGCCGGGATACCATTAGTAATTTAA
- a CDS encoding helix-turn-helix domain-containing protein — protein MRRKTIDTIPVLSDAMKNILSAFSKSRSLPSGLVKRASIVLLASQGELNQNIAPQVGLHYNNVATWRSRFLAALPALRRIEMDDPKKLEDEIRAVLSDKKRPGAPSVFTPDQIMRIIDLACSNPNDFGYEVSQWSLPLLVAEIKKQGIAEQISEKSVSRFLKMR, from the coding sequence ATGCGAAGGAAAACAATTGATACTATCCCGGTTTTATCTGATGCCATGAAAAACATATTATCTGCTTTTTCAAAAAGCCGCTCCCTTCCGTCAGGACTGGTCAAAAGAGCCAGCATTGTCCTGCTTGCGTCACAGGGGGAACTCAACCAGAATATTGCACCACAGGTCGGGCTTCATTATAATAATGTTGCCACCTGGCGCAGTCGGTTCCTCGCGGCGCTCCCAGCCTTGCGGAGGATTGAAATGGACGACCCGAAAAAGCTTGAAGATGAGATACGGGCAGTCCTGTCCGATAAAAAACGCCCCGGTGCCCCGTCTGTTTTTACGCCGGACCAGATCATGCGGATCATCGACCTTGCCTGCAGCAACCCAAATGATTTTGGGTACGAAGTAAGCCAGTGGAGTCTCCCGCTGTTAGTGGCAGAAATTAAAAAGCAGGGGATCGCTGAACAGATTTCTGAGAAATCTGTCAGCCGTTTTTTAAAAATGAGGTAG
- a CDS encoding LacI family DNA-binding transcriptional regulator, with product MSTKPTISQIADMSGVSIATVSRFINNTAAVKGSTAKKIMEAIHSLDYPLPESFIATNTKKDGKVILINIPSVSNPFYNDVIKGAQDAALRHDYYTLVNVQHLNSSTESTFFNLLNNINLCGAIILNAMDQGYFNSLYHTIPFVQCCEYTENQNLVSYTSIDDVAAAKTMMEYILSTGHTKIAFLCGPDRYKYARQRKAGYIQTLEAAHIPLNKDWIIQLPELDFDMALSSTHQLMSQKEHPTAVFAVSDVLAAAAIRGCRLAGLSVPADIIVTGFDNVNISQATSPPITTINQPKYQMGYMACELLIEKLNTPGAKPRQVLLNTELIIRESTQRQRT from the coding sequence ATGTCAACAAAACCAACCATTTCCCAGATAGCAGATATGTCCGGTGTCTCTATAGCCACCGTATCACGCTTTATCAACAATACAGCCGCAGTCAAGGGCAGCACCGCAAAAAAGATCATGGAAGCCATCCATTCTCTGGATTATCCACTGCCTGAAAGCTTTATTGCCACCAACACGAAAAAGGACGGCAAGGTCATTCTGATCAATATACCGTCCGTCTCCAATCCATTTTACAATGATGTAATCAAGGGAGCACAGGATGCGGCCCTGCGCCATGATTACTACACCCTGGTAAATGTCCAGCATCTTAATTCATCTACTGAATCAACCTTTTTTAATCTGCTAAATAACATTAACCTCTGCGGCGCCATTATATTAAACGCCATGGATCAAGGATATTTTAACAGCCTTTATCATACCATTCCCTTTGTACAGTGCTGTGAGTATACGGAAAACCAGAACCTGGTCTCCTATACCAGCATTGATGACGTGGCAGCCGCCAAGACAATGATGGAGTACATCCTGTCCACAGGGCACACAAAGATTGCTTTTCTGTGTGGACCGGACCGGTATAAATACGCACGCCAAAGGAAGGCCGGATATATACAGACGCTGGAAGCCGCCCATATTCCCCTGAACAAGGACTGGATCATCCAGCTGCCTGAGCTGGACTTTGACATGGCCCTCTCATCCACACACCAGCTTATGTCTCAGAAGGAGCATCCCACAGCTGTCTTTGCCGTCTCCGATGTGCTTGCCGCAGCTGCCATACGCGGATGCCGCCTGGCCGGGCTTTCCGTACCAGCGGACATTATCGTTACGGGATTTGATAATGTGAACATATCCCAGGCCACATCCCCTCCCATCACAACCATCAACCAGCCAAAATATCAGATGGGCTACATGGCATGTGAGCTTCTGATTGAAAAGCTAAATACTCCCGGAGCAAAACCGCGGCAGGTACTGCTGAACACAGAGCTCATCATACGGGAATCCACACAGAGACAGCGTACCTAG
- a CDS encoding sugar phosphate isomerase/epimerase family protein — protein MKFGVSSYVWVSPFSNHTIEQLKHAKELGFDIYEIGVEDPSSFDPAYVKHEADKAGIQVNICGAFGPERDISSDASRYRDKGMEYIRTLIDMASVFGSPYVAGPMYAATGKARMASEEERTRQRAYAVDNLRDLAGYAATKGIRLALEPLNRFETDFLNTVDQGVELLDEIGCDNVGFLLDTFHMNIEEKSLGQAIRRAGSRLFDFHACSNDRGTPGQDHLDWDEISKALRDIGYDGAVVIESFTTDITEIAKAVSLWRPLAASQDALALEGLKFLKENL, from the coding sequence ATGAAGTTTGGTGTAAGTTCCTATGTCTGGGTATCCCCGTTTTCAAATCATACCATAGAACAATTAAAGCATGCCAAGGAGCTGGGATTTGACATCTATGAGATAGGCGTGGAAGATCCCTCGTCATTTGACCCTGCCTATGTGAAGCATGAAGCTGATAAGGCAGGTATACAGGTTAACATATGCGGAGCCTTTGGCCCGGAGCGGGATATCAGCTCAGACGCTTCCCGTTACAGGGACAAGGGGATGGAGTATATCAGGACGCTGATTGATATGGCATCGGTTTTTGGCTCCCCCTATGTGGCGGGACCTATGTATGCGGCAACCGGTAAGGCAAGGATGGCTTCAGAGGAAGAACGGACGCGGCAGAGAGCCTATGCGGTGGATAATCTCAGGGATCTTGCGGGCTATGCCGCCACAAAAGGAATCAGGCTGGCCCTTGAACCCCTGAACCGTTTTGAGACGGATTTTTTGAACACAGTTGACCAGGGGGTGGAACTTCTGGATGAGATTGGATGTGATAATGTAGGTTTTTTGCTGGACACATTTCATATGAACATTGAGGAGAAGAGTCTGGGGCAGGCGATCCGCAGAGCGGGCAGCAGGCTGTTTGACTTTCATGCATGTTCCAATGACCGGGGAACTCCGGGACAGGACCATCTTGACTGGGATGAAATCAGCAAGGCGCTGAGGGATATTGGTTATGACGGCGCGGTGGTGATTGAATCTTTTACCACAGACATAACAGAGATAGCAAAAGCGGTTTCTCTGTGGAGACCCCTGGCCGCCAGCCAGGATGCGCTGGCCTTAGAGGGGCTGAAGTTTCTGAAGGAGAATTTATAA
- a CDS encoding sugar ABC transporter substrate-binding protein, producing MKKGLLALMVVSGMTLMTACSGSSQTETTTAAQTAAKEETSQTEQAGSKEAEESKAESAGGKVYGYITPGPDTWYQRNVEGFQMGAEKDGNKVVILNSDYDVSKEVSNIDSMINQGVDGLCIFSFNESGAKIAAEKCAKAGIPLVSTDSVGTALDNNGNDIVAAIDFDWTEMGNNYGQWFADNCPGENIFVITGNFESVPCQRINEAMQAKVDELGKNKIIDIQEGEYNPSKAITVAQDAIASGKDFSVIFVMNEDMAAGIIQMLDSQGVADRYKVVSQNGSPAGLPLIKNGNLDYTISSSPGWEGLVSYQVLNQYATGASTAVQQQVELPIMPVDQSNIDDKTKVVPWEVDECYWDLTKEYFPELMQ from the coding sequence ATGAAAAAAGGACTGTTAGCATTAATGGTGGTTTCGGGAATGACTCTGATGACTGCTTGTTCTGGTTCATCCCAGACAGAGACAACAACCGCAGCACAGACCGCGGCAAAGGAAGAAACATCTCAGACAGAGCAGGCCGGGTCCAAAGAAGCAGAGGAGTCCAAAGCGGAAAGTGCGGGGGGAAAGGTTTACGGTTATATTACGCCGGGGCCGGATACATGGTATCAGCGCAATGTGGAAGGATTTCAGATGGGAGCGGAGAAGGATGGCAACAAGGTAGTTATTTTAAATTCAGACTACGATGTCAGCAAAGAAGTCTCCAATATTGATTCCATGATTAACCAGGGCGTTGACGGGCTGTGTATCTTTTCCTTCAATGAAAGCGGAGCTAAAATAGCAGCAGAAAAATGCGCAAAGGCAGGTATACCGCTGGTGTCAACGGACAGTGTGGGAACAGCTCTGGATAACAATGGGAACGACATTGTTGCAGCTATTGACTTTGACTGGACAGAGATGGGCAACAATTACGGACAGTGGTTTGCGGATAACTGTCCGGGTGAAAATATCTTTGTGATCACAGGCAACTTTGAGTCAGTGCCCTGCCAGAGGATAAATGAAGCTATGCAGGCAAAGGTGGATGAACTGGGCAAAAATAAGATAATCGATATTCAGGAAGGGGAATATAATCCCAGCAAAGCTATTACGGTGGCACAGGATGCGATTGCTTCCGGCAAAGACTTTTCAGTTATCTTTGTTATGAATGAGGACATGGCAGCCGGTATTATCCAGATGCTGGATTCTCAGGGAGTGGCAGACCGGTATAAGGTGGTTTCACAGAACGGTTCTCCCGCGGGCCTTCCCCTTATTAAGAACGGCAATCTGGATTATACCATCTCATCATCTCCTGGCTGGGAGGGACTTGTTTCCTATCAGGTATTGAATCAGTACGCAACCGGAGCCAGCACAGCAGTTCAGCAGCAGGTTGAACTTCCTATTATGCCTGTGGACCAGAGTAATATTGATGACAAGACCAAGGTAGTGCCATGGGAAGTGGATGAGTGTTACTGGGATTTGACAAAAGAGTATTTTCCGGAATTAATGCAATAG
- a CDS encoding sugar ABC transporter ATP-binding protein: MGNILSIDGICKSFSGIQVLKDVSLELEAGQIICLAGENGAGKSTLIKILSGAEKPDKGKITIFGTTYERMTPGQAMHLGIATIYQDADLVSSLTVSDNIFLGNERLRGRAFVNSREQEERTRRLLQSLSMDMKPSMLVEELSPGQKQNLQIAKALHQEARILIMDEPTASLGEEETASLMNLVEQLRKKGLGIIYISHYLEEMFRLGDMAYVLKDGAMVKKLMLKETNQDELIKAMVGRDASNFYQKGSFSSGDRALVAEHYSGNRIVRDVSFSVSRGEVFGLGGLVGAGRTELVRMIYGADKKDSGTLSLDGKDITPTNPKSAVKRGVFLVSEDRKGEGLFLIRSARENLTISKNDNSFFLNLRKEKGIVDKSIQQLKIKVFSQEQEVGNLSGGNQQKVVISRWLLEDGDVYIFDEPTKGVDVGAREEIYKLIEKLAKEQKIVIMVSSNMPELISMSDRIGVMREGRLVRILDSADVTEDGLIKEYIGVKE, from the coding sequence TTGGGAAATATTTTATCCATAGACGGAATCTGCAAATCCTTTTCCGGCATACAGGTACTGAAGGATGTGAGCCTGGAGCTGGAGGCGGGGCAGATTATTTGCCTGGCAGGGGAAAACGGGGCCGGCAAATCCACTTTGATCAAGATACTTTCCGGCGCGGAAAAACCGGACAAAGGAAAAATCACTATATTCGGAACCACATATGAACGGATGACTCCCGGTCAGGCTATGCATCTGGGAATCGCCACCATTTACCAGGATGCCGACCTTGTGAGCTCCCTTACGGTATCCGACAACATATTTTTGGGAAATGAAAGGCTGAGGGGCAGAGCCTTTGTGAACAGCAGGGAGCAGGAGGAGAGGACAAGGCGGCTGCTTCAGAGCCTCAGTATGGATATGAAGCCCTCCATGCTGGTGGAGGAGCTTTCACCGGGTCAGAAACAGAATCTTCAGATTGCAAAAGCCCTGCATCAGGAAGCGCGGATTCTGATTATGGATGAGCCAACGGCTTCTCTGGGAGAGGAGGAGACCGCATCTCTTATGAACCTGGTGGAACAGTTGAGGAAAAAGGGACTGGGCATCATCTATATCTCCCATTATTTAGAGGAGATGTTCCGTCTGGGAGATATGGCCTATGTCCTGAAGGATGGTGCAATGGTGAAAAAGCTTATGCTGAAAGAGACAAATCAGGATGAGCTGATTAAGGCCATGGTGGGAAGGGATGCATCCAACTTCTATCAGAAAGGCAGCTTTTCATCCGGTGACAGGGCTCTTGTGGCAGAGCATTATTCCGGCAACCGTATTGTCCGGGATGTGAGCTTTTCAGTGTCCAGGGGGGAGGTGTTTGGCCTGGGCGGTCTGGTGGGCGCGGGAAGGACGGAGCTGGTTCGTATGATATACGGGGCCGATAAAAAGGATTCAGGAACCCTGTCCCTGGATGGAAAGGATATCACTCCCACAAATCCCAAATCCGCTGTAAAAAGAGGGGTATTCCTTGTCTCGGAGGACAGAAAGGGCGAAGGTCTTTTTCTGATACGTTCGGCCAGGGAAAATCTTACTATATCAAAAAACGACAATTCCTTTTTTCTGAATCTGAGAAAGGAAAAAGGAATTGTGGATAAAAGCATACAGCAGCTTAAGATAAAGGTATTCAGCCAGGAGCAGGAGGTAGGAAACCTGAGCGGCGGCAACCAGCAGAAGGTGGTTATTTCCCGCTGGCTTCTGGAGGACGGAGATGTATATATTTTTGACGAGCCCACCAAGGGCGTGGATGTGGGGGCCAGAGAGGAAATCTATAAGCTGATTGAAAAACTGGCAAAGGAACAGAAGATTGTAATTATGGTATCCTCCAACATGCCCGAGCTTATTTCCATGAGTGACCGGATTGGGGTCATGAGGGAAGGGCGGCTGGTGCGTATCCTGGATTCGGCAGATGTCACAGAAGATGGGCTGATAAAAGAGTATATTGGAGTGAAGGAGTGA
- a CDS encoding ABC transporter permease, with product MKDRNNLKYKILSQQWLILLLIILLISVLTALKNPRFLMLNNVMNIFEQIAVLGLVAAGATILIISGNFDISVGAVIGLSSCLMAMMMNAGIPIPAAAAAGILTAMFCTFFNGVLAILFKAPSFIISLATTSVYTGAALYLTKGVIQTVYGKFDTMNRFRLFGAVPLIFIISLMGCVVVGIILRYTQIGRRIFAIGSNEKAAFLSGIKVTRNKLIFFAMNGFFVGLAAVLLLSRVGSALPSTGAGYELQAMGAVVIGGAPINGGKGNIVGTFFGVLLMGLISNVLNILGVNSYLQEIASGALIIISLGISAIRVHMLTKN from the coding sequence ATGAAGGACAGAAATAATCTGAAATACAAAATTTTAAGTCAGCAGTGGCTCATACTTCTGTTGATTATTTTACTGATATCCGTGCTTACGGCGCTGAAGAATCCCAGGTTTCTTATGCTTAACAATGTGATGAATATTTTTGAGCAGATTGCAGTTCTGGGCCTGGTGGCTGCGGGCGCTACTATCCTGATTATATCAGGGAATTTTGACATATCGGTTGGGGCGGTCATTGGACTGAGCTCCTGTCTCATGGCAATGATGATGAACGCGGGGATCCCCATTCCCGCAGCCGCAGCCGCAGGCATCCTCACAGCCATGTTCTGTACGTTTTTTAACGGGGTACTTGCGATTCTTTTTAAGGCGCCTTCCTTTATAATTTCGCTGGCAACCACCAGCGTATATACAGGAGCGGCCCTCTATCTGACAAAAGGAGTCATTCAGACCGTGTACGGAAAATTTGATACAATGAACCGGTTCCGCCTGTTTGGGGCAGTTCCTCTGATTTTTATTATCAGCCTGATGGGGTGCGTGGTGGTTGGCATTATACTGCGGTATACGCAGATAGGACGGCGTATCTTTGCCATTGGTTCTAATGAGAAAGCGGCATTCCTGTCAGGTATCAAGGTGACCAGGAATAAGCTTATATTCTTTGCCATGAATGGCTTTTTTGTAGGCCTGGCTGCTGTCCTCCTGCTGTCCAGGGTGGGCTCGGCCCTGCCCTCCACAGGAGCGGGATATGAGCTTCAGGCCATGGGCGCGGTGGTAATTGGCGGAGCGCCTATTAACGGTGGAAAGGGAAATATTGTAGGAACATTTTTCGGCGTACTGCTTATGGGACTTATCTCCAACGTGCTGAATATACTGGGAGTCAACTCTTATCTTCAGGAGATTGCTTCCGGCGCCCTGATTATCATATCTCTGGGAATCAGCGCCATCAGGGTCCATATGCTCACAAAGAATTAG
- a CDS encoding Gfo/Idh/MocA family protein: MKSIGIIGCGRIAQVRHIPEYADHRDARLYAFYDLNPERARELAGTYGGRVYETYEELLEDEKIDAVSICVPNEFHAKISIAALKAGKDVLCEKPMAVTLEECRQMAEAAEETGKCLMIGQNQRLAKGHALARKLIERGDIGKVITFKTTFGHGGPETWSIDPGSNTWFFDKKKAAMGAMADLGIHKTDLIQYLMGEHVAETTAVITTLDKKDGSGNLIGVDDNAICIYKMESGAVGTMTASWTYYGQEDNSTILYGSKGIMRIYEDPEYCIKIIKPDNEVILYNVDQIQTNDKQTKSGVIDAFMDCIVHGKEAQLSGKSVLSAMEAVFASIESAKTGKTIKIG, encoded by the coding sequence ATGAAAAGTATAGGAATCATTGGATGCGGAAGGATTGCCCAGGTAAGGCATATTCCGGAATACGCAGACCACCGGGACGCAAGGCTTTATGCGTTTTATGACCTGAACCCGGAGAGGGCCAGAGAGCTCGCCGGTACATACGGAGGCCGCGTTTATGAGACATATGAAGAACTGCTGGAGGATGAAAAAATCGACGCTGTCTCCATATGTGTTCCCAATGAGTTTCACGCAAAGATATCCATTGCCGCACTGAAGGCGGGCAAGGATGTACTTTGCGAAAAACCAATGGCAGTAACCCTTGAGGAGTGCCGCCAGATGGCAGAAGCTGCTGAGGAAACAGGGAAATGCCTTATGATTGGGCAGAATCAGAGACTAGCCAAAGGCCATGCGCTTGCCAGGAAGCTGATTGAGCGCGGGGATATTGGAAAGGTTATAACCTTTAAGACTACCTTTGGACATGGAGGCCCGGAAACCTGGAGCATTGATCCCGGCAGCAATACCTGGTTTTTTGACAAAAAAAAGGCTGCCATGGGAGCTATGGCGGATCTGGGAATCCATAAGACAGATCTGATCCAGTACCTGATGGGAGAACATGTGGCAGAGACTACAGCTGTGATTACCACCCTGGATAAAAAAGATGGGAGCGGAAACCTGATCGGGGTGGACGACAATGCCATCTGTATCTATAAGATGGAATCAGGCGCAGTGGGAACTATGACAGCCAGCTGGACCTACTATGGTCAGGAAGACAACTCCACCATATTGTACGGGTCCAAGGGAATTATGCGTATCTATGAGGACCCGGAATACTGCATCAAGATTATAAAGCCGGACAATGAGGTCATACTGTACAATGTAGATCAGATTCAGACCAATGACAAGCAGACAAAATCAGGCGTAATAGACGCCTTTATGGACTGTATTGTTCACGGAAAGGAAGCACAGCTCAGTGGAAAAAGCGTACTCAGCGCCATGGAAGCAGTTTTTGCAAGTATAGAATCTGCCAAAACAGGAAAAACAATTAAAATAGGCTAA